The following coding sequences lie in one Arabidopsis thaliana chromosome 3, partial sequence genomic window:
- a CDS encoding P53/DNA damage-regulated protein (unknown protein; Has 50 Blast hits to 50 proteins in 16 species: Archae - 0; Bacteria - 0; Metazoa - 7; Fungi - 0; Plants - 43; Viruses - 0; Other Eukaryotes - 0 (source: NCBI BLink).), whose product MDLDPKKFAALLDKIEAEADEFLLARNQMVENDKERNANREALTALRKRARTTKTSVMSPFDSMMKDIHGSSTKPLVQEVCSTCGSHDSSEPTWMMLPGADLFAAIPFHAVHTMLEKDEEKMEFESKKLQSLVKEKALFISELGALADGISPGVIRSLVALEDKP is encoded by the exons ATGGATTTGGATCCAAAGAAGTTTGCTGCACTATTGGACAAAATTGAAGCTGAAGCTGATGAGTTTCTATTAGCTCGAAATCAG ATGGTGGAGAATGACAAGGAGAGGAATGCAAACCGAGAGGCTCTTACAGCACTAAGGAAGAGAGCTCGGACAACAAAGACTAGTGTTATGTCTCCATTTGATTCTATGATGAAGGATATCCATGGGAGCTCAACGAAACCTTTGGTCCAAGAAGTTTGCTCCACATGTGGATCCCATGACTCTAGTGAACCCACCTGGATGATGCTCCCAGGAGCTGATCTTTTTGCTGCAATTCCGTTTCATGCTGTGCATACAATGCTAGAGAAAG atgaagagaaaatggaGTTTGAATCGAAGAAGTTACAGAGCTTAGTGAAGGAAAAAGCTCTGTTTATATCGGAACTAGGGGCTCTTGCTGATGGTATTTCTCCTGGCGTTATCAGATCGTTGGTGGCTTTAGAGGACAAACCTTAA
- a CDS encoding P53/DNA damage-regulated protein: MDLDPKKFAALLDKIEAEADEFLLARNQMVENDKERNANREALTALRKRARTTKTSVMSPFDSMMKDIHGSSTKPLVQEVCSTCGSHDSSEPTWMMLPGADLFAAIPFHAVHTMLEKGIIFVYIYLLLSFRD, translated from the exons ATGGATTTGGATCCAAAGAAGTTTGCTGCACTATTGGACAAAATTGAAGCTGAAGCTGATGAGTTTCTATTAGCTCGAAATCAG ATGGTGGAGAATGACAAGGAGAGGAATGCAAACCGAGAGGCTCTTACAGCACTAAGGAAGAGAGCTCGGACAACAAAGACTAGTGTTATGTCTCCATTTGATTCTATGATGAAGGATATCCATGGGAGCTCAACGAAACCTTTGGTCCAAGAAGTTTGCTCCACATGTGGATCCCATGACTCTAGTGAACCCACCTGGATGATGCTCCCAGGAGCTGATCTTTTTGCTGCAATTCCGTTTCATGCTGTGCATACAATGCTAGAGAAAGGTATCATCTTTGTTTACATTTATTTGCTACTCTCATTTAGAGACTAG
- a CDS encoding P53/DNA damage-regulated protein: protein MVENDKERNANREALTALRKRARTTKTSVMSPFDSMMKDIHGSSTKPLVQEVCSTCGSHDSSEPTWMMLPGADLFAAIPFHAVHTMLEKDEEKMEFESKKLQSLVKEKALFISELGALADGISPGVIRSLVALEDKP from the exons ATGGTGGAGAATGACAAGGAGAGGAATGCAAACCGAGAGGCTCTTACAGCACTAAGGAAGAGAGCTCGGACAACAAAGACTAGTGTTATGTCTCCATTTGATTCTATGATGAAGGATATCCATGGGAGCTCAACGAAACCTTTGGTCCAAGAAGTTTGCTCCACATGTGGATCCCATGACTCTAGTGAACCCACCTGGATGATGCTCCCAGGAGCTGATCTTTTTGCTGCAATTCCGTTTCATGCTGTGCATACAATGCTAGAGAAAG atgaagagaaaatggaGTTTGAATCGAAGAAGTTACAGAGCTTAGTGAAGGAAAAAGCTCTGTTTATATCGGAACTAGGGGCTCTTGCTGATGGTATTTCTCCTGGCGTTATCAGATCGTTGGTGGCTTTAGAGGACAAACCTTAA
- a CDS encoding uncharacterized protein (unknown protein; FUNCTIONS IN: molecular_function unknown; INVOLVED IN: biological_process unknown; LOCATED IN: endomembrane system; BEST Arabidopsis thaliana protein match is: unknown protein (TAIR:AT1G53035.1); Has 35333 Blast hits to 34131 proteins in 2444 species: Archae - 798; Bacteria - 22429; Metazoa - 974; Fungi - 991; Plants - 531; Viruses - 0; Other Eukaryotes - 9610 (source: NCBI BLink).) has translation MNSYLFRVICILHSIIALTSGTLMMFYTEKASIFGHGSDIANKLKGSTPHDEQLIQISQSFSGLLLFAIGLVLFMVSFVKDREFHSFFAAGSVILYMVMALWRVMFEWKIEDLAFECPKQALGDIALAVSWVFFLVYTWREKYD, from the coding sequence ATGAATTCATATCTCTTCCGCGTAATCTGTATACTCCATTCGATTATCGCACTCACAAGTGGAACTCTGATGATGTTCTACACAGAGAAAGCTTCGATCTTTGGACATGGTAGTGATATAGCAAACAAGCTCAAAGGATCAACACCTCACGACGAGCAGCTTATTCAGATTTCTCAGTCATTCTCTGGTTTGCTTCTCTTTGCTATCGGATTGGTGCTTTTCATGGTGTCGTTTGTGAAAGACAGAGAGTTTCATAGCTTCTTTGCAGCTGGTTCTGTGATTCTCTATATGGTTATGGCTTTATGGAGAGTTATGTTTGAGTGGAAGATTGAAGATCTTGCTTTTGAATGTCCCAAGCAAGCCCTTGGAGATATTGCTTTAGCTGTCTCATGGGTTTTCTTCCTCGTTTATACATGGAGAGAGAAGTatgattga
- the COX17 gene encoding cytochrome c oxidase 17 — translation MRFRNLRMTDQPAQNGLIPPPTSEPSKAAASAETKPKKRICCACPDTKKLRDECIVEHGESACTKWIEAHKICLRAEGFNV, via the exons ATGAGATTTCGTAATTTAAG GATGACTGATCAGCCAGCACAAAATGGATTGATTCCTCCACCCACTTCAGAGCCAAGCAAGGCTGCTGCCTCAGCAGAGACGAAACCAAAGAAGAGGATATGTTGTGCTTGCCCTGATACCAAGAAGCTGAGAGATGAGTGCATTGTCGAGCATGGTGAATCGGCTTGCACTAAATGGATCGAGGCTCATAAAATTTGTCTCCGAGCAGAAGGTTTCAACGTctga
- the COX17 gene encoding cytochrome c oxidase 17 — translation MMTDQPAQNGLIPPPTSEPSKAAASAETKPKKRICCACPDTKKLRDECIVEHGESACTKWIEAHKICLRAEGFNV, via the exons AT GATGACTGATCAGCCAGCACAAAATGGATTGATTCCTCCACCCACTTCAGAGCCAAGCAAGGCTGCTGCCTCAGCAGAGACGAAACCAAAGAAGAGGATATGTTGTGCTTGCCCTGATACCAAGAAGCTGAGAGATGAGTGCATTGTCGAGCATGGTGAATCGGCTTGCACTAAATGGATCGAGGCTCATAAAATTTGTCTCCGAGCAGAAGGTTTCAACGTctga
- the COX17 gene encoding cytochrome c oxidase 17 produces the protein MFMPFVLYHVHFFYRVLFFVVYRMTDQPAQNGLIPPPTSEPSKAAASAETKPKKRICCACPDTKKLRDECIVEHGESACTKWIEAHKICLRAEGFNV, from the coding sequence ATGTTTATGCCATTTGTTCTTTAtcatgttcattttttttaccgtgttctttttttcgttGTCTACAGGATGACTGATCAGCCAGCACAAAATGGATTGATTCCTCCACCCACTTCAGAGCCAAGCAAGGCTGCTGCCTCAGCAGAGACGAAACCAAAGAAGAGGATATGTTGTGCTTGCCCTGATACCAAGAAGCTGAGAGATGAGTGCATTGTCGAGCATGGTGAATCGGCTTGCACTAAATGGATCGAGGCTCATAAAATTTGTCTCCGAGCAGAAGGTTTCAACGTctga
- the COX17 gene encoding cytochrome c oxidase 17 (cytochrome c oxidase 17 (COX17); FUNCTIONS IN: copper chaperone activity; INVOLVED IN: response to bacterium, response to copper ion; LOCATED IN: mitochondrial intermembrane space; EXPRESSED IN: 22 plant structures; EXPRESSED DURING: 13 growth stages; CONTAINS InterPro DOMAIN/s: Cytochrome c oxidase copper chaperone (InterPro:IPR007745); BEST Arabidopsis thaliana protein match is: Cytochrome C oxidase copper chaperone (COX17) (TAIR:AT1G53030.1); Has 294 Blast hits to 294 proteins in 132 species: Archae - 0; Bacteria - 0; Metazoa - 138; Fungi - 51; Plants - 55; Viruses - 0; Other Eukaryotes - 50 (source: NCBI BLink).): MTDQPAQNGLIPPPTSEPSKAAASAETKPKKRICCACPDTKKLRDECIVEHGESACTKWIEAHKICLRAEGFNV; the protein is encoded by the coding sequence ATGACTGATCAGCCAGCACAAAATGGATTGATTCCTCCACCCACTTCAGAGCCAAGCAAGGCTGCTGCCTCAGCAGAGACGAAACCAAAGAAGAGGATATGTTGTGCTTGCCCTGATACCAAGAAGCTGAGAGATGAGTGCATTGTCGAGCATGGTGAATCGGCTTGCACTAAATGGATCGAGGCTCATAAAATTTGTCTCCGAGCAGAAGGTTTCAACGTctga
- the MT3 gene encoding metallothionein 3 (metallothionein 3 (MT3); FUNCTIONS IN: copper ion binding; INVOLVED IN: cellular copper ion homeostasis; LOCATED IN: cellular_component unknown; EXPRESSED IN: 22 plant structures; EXPRESSED DURING: 13 growth stages.): protein MSSNCGSCDCADKTQKKGTSYTFDIVETQESYKEAMIMDVGAEENNANCKCKCGSSCSCVNCTCCPN from the exons ATGTCAAGCAACTGCGGAAGCTGCGACTGTGCTGACAAGACCCA AAAGAAGGGAACCAGCTACACCTTCGACATCGTCGAGACTCAGGAGAG CTACAAGGAGGCCATGATCATGGACGTTGGTGCCGAGGAGAACAACGCAAATTGCAAGTGCAAGTGCGGCTCCTCTTGCAGCTGCGTCAACTGCACTTGCTGCCCCAACTAA
- the MT3 gene encoding metallothionein 3 (metallothionein 3 (MT3); Has 268 Blast hits to 268 proteins in 64 species: Archae - 0; Bacteria - 0; Metazoa - 0; Fungi - 0; Plants - 268; Viruses - 0; Other Eukaryotes - 0 (source: NCBI BLink).), which yields MSSNCGSCDCADKTQCVKKGTSYTFDIVETQESYKEAMIMDVGAEENNANCKCKCGSSCSCVNCTCCPN from the exons ATGTCAAGCAACTGCGGAAGCTGCGACTGTGCTGACAAGACCCAGTGCGT AAAGAAGGGAACCAGCTACACCTTCGACATCGTCGAGACTCAGGAGAG CTACAAGGAGGCCATGATCATGGACGTTGGTGCCGAGGAGAACAACGCAAATTGCAAGTGCAAGTGCGGCTCCTCTTGCAGCTGCGTCAACTGCACTTGCTGCCCCAACTAA